In one window of Desulfobacterales bacterium DNA:
- a CDS encoding cytidine/deoxycytidylate deaminase family protein, with amino-acid sequence MAAELNRPSWENYFMGITALAAKRSTCLRRSVGAIIVKDKRILTTGYNGAPSGIRHCLEVGCLREKLKVVSGERHELCRGIHAEQNAIIQAAYHGVSIKNSTLYCTNLPCSICAKMIINAGIKKIYYQSGYADAISADMLQEASVELIKVDDK; translated from the coding sequence ATGGCAGCAGAACTGAATCGCCCCTCCTGGGAAAATTATTTTATGGGGATTACGGCGCTGGCGGCCAAGCGCTCCACCTGTCTCAGACGTTCGGTTGGCGCCATTATTGTCAAGGACAAACGGATACTGACGACCGGGTACAACGGCGCCCCCAGCGGTATCCGGCACTGCCTCGAGGTCGGCTGCCTGCGGGAGAAATTAAAGGTGGTCTCCGGTGAGAGACACGAGCTGTGCCGCGGCATCCATGCTGAGCAGAACGCCATTATCCAGGCCGCTTATCATGGTGTTTCCATCAAAAATTCGACCCTTTATTGCACCAACCTGCCCTGTTCCATTTGTGCTAAAATGATTATCAATGCCGGCATAAAAAAGATTTATTATCAGTCAGGATATGCGGACGCCATTTCTGCAGACATGTTGCAGGAGGCGTCCGTTGAATTAATAAAAGTTGATGACAAATAG
- a CDS encoding serine hydroxymethyltransferase translates to MVSHLIHATDPEIAAVIEKELDRQKQTLELIASENIASAAVMAAQGTVLTNKYAEGYPDRRYYGGCEHVDTAEKLAIERAKRLFSADYANVQPHSGSQANMAVYFAMLAPGDTVLGMDLSHGGHLTHGSPVSFSGRFFKFVHYGVRKDSGLIDYDEIAAKAKQYKPKMIVAGASAYPRIIDFKRFAAIARSVNAVLMVDMAHIAGLVAAGVHPSPIPYADVVTSTTHKTLRGPRGGLILAAKDYGDRLNKEIFPGIQGGPLMHVIAAKAVAFKEALSESFKVYQKRTVANAGVLAEALMQAGLALISGGTDNHMMLVDLSSLGITGKEAEAVLDRVGITVNKNTIPFDQQGPFVTSGIRIGTPAVTTRGMQRSEMQTIAGLIVDVLTHSRDSAVIQRSRKTVQALCAAFPINFDITEAKG, encoded by the coding sequence ATGGTCTCTCACTTGATTCACGCAACGGATCCGGAGATTGCAGCGGTTATTGAAAAAGAGCTTGACCGTCAAAAACAGACGCTGGAACTCATTGCTTCCGAGAATATTGCCAGCGCTGCCGTGATGGCGGCCCAGGGGACGGTTTTAACCAATAAATATGCCGAAGGGTATCCGGACCGGCGGTATTATGGCGGCTGCGAGCATGTCGATACGGCTGAAAAGCTGGCGATTGAGCGGGCAAAGCGGCTGTTCAGCGCCGACTACGCCAATGTTCAGCCCCATTCAGGGTCCCAGGCCAATATGGCCGTTTACTTTGCCATGCTGGCGCCGGGGGATACGGTTCTGGGGATGGATTTGTCTCACGGCGGGCATTTAACCCATGGCAGCCCCGTCAGCTTTTCGGGAAGATTTTTCAAGTTTGTCCATTACGGCGTCCGGAAAGACTCCGGCCTGATCGATTATGATGAAATCGCAGCCAAAGCCAAGCAGTACAAACCGAAAATGATCGTTGCCGGCGCCAGCGCCTATCCGCGGATTATCGATTTTAAACGATTTGCAGCCATCGCCCGTTCGGTCAATGCCGTTCTGATGGTGGACATGGCCCATATCGCCGGTTTGGTGGCGGCCGGGGTGCATCCTTCCCCCATACCCTACGCCGATGTGGTAACATCGACGACGCACAAGACCTTGCGGGGTCCCCGCGGGGGTCTGATACTGGCCGCAAAAGATTACGGCGACCGGCTGAACAAGGAAATATTTCCGGGGATTCAGGGCGGACCGCTGATGCATGTGATTGCCGCAAAAGCGGTGGCCTTTAAAGAGGCGCTTTCCGAATCGTTTAAAGTCTACCAGAAGCGCACCGTCGCCAATGCAGGCGTACTAGCCGAGGCGTTAATGCAAGCCGGTTTAGCGCTCATATCCGGCGGGACCGATAATCATATGATGCTGGTGGACTTAAGCAGCCTCGGCATCACCGGAAAAGAGGCTGAGGCCGTTCTGGACCGTGTGGGGATAACCGTCAACAAAAATACGATCCCTTTTGACCAGCAGGGGCCGTTTGTAACAAGCGGCATTCGCATCGGCACGCCGGCGGTAACGACCCGGGGCATGCAGCGCTCCGAAATGCAAACGATAGCCGGGCTTATTGTCGACGTGTTGACGCATTCCCGGGACAGCGCCGTTATTCAGCGCTCACGAAAGACCGTTCAGGCGCTTTGCGCCGCTTTTCCCATCAATTTCGACATCACTGAAGCGAAAGGTTAA